The Halichondria panicea chromosome 10, odHalPani1.1, whole genome shotgun sequence region TATATGGCTTTTCTATTAGTACTAGTGGGGATATTATACTTTGAGCATGCAAACAACACACACTGTATTTGCAAGTTTGCAAGCAATAGAGCACTCTATTCGGATTCAGTTTGCATGTGTCCTCTCTCCGTTTGGGATGCAACCTTCACCTCTTAGCAATGCATGTATTTACAAAACAGCTGTACATATTGACTATCACGCCCACCtgattgtgtgcatgcagtactaGGAATGTACAGGAAACCACAGCACACAGTGCAAGCTATTTAGACAATTGTGCTAAAATTACTAGACCACTCGCTCATGCACACTGCATATCTCTTGCAAgatgatattcataattatagtcaacacTTTGTATAGTATCCTGTGTCAAATCACATGATGGTACGTATTGAACAAATTGcagttgcaccattttatttaACTATGCATTACGTTATATGCACGTAATGCATGGTGTGCATGATCTTGGGGGTGATGGGTCAAAGATCGAAGTTCAAATTCAATTATCAAATCTGTGATGTTATAAGTAAAGCACATGATTGACTCTGACTTCCTGATTGATAAGTCATGCATGGCTCTGGGTTATTGTGTCCTTTCAAACTGTGACTTCTTGTTGTGTTTTAGCCTTGTACATAATTTAATTGACGTACCACATCCATGTATGTGCCGCTGCTTTAAAACCCATTGTTCCTGCATGTCAGCTGCCTAGCATAAACAGGACACAGTCACATCAAAGTTAGACAGTCGATGCTAGTAGCAGGAAACTTATTAAGTATAAtagtctgtttgtttgttttgttcGTTGGCTAGTCACTCTGAGTACTATATAATATGCATGATTCccaataataatgatataGAGGGCTTCTACTGCATGTCTTATAATATTGGTTGACTCCTGTCTCACAAACAACCGCCTTTCTGCTGTGTATATGCCTCAATTCTAGTCGAGACAATtgctcatacatgtatatggtgcCAGTCGAATTAGTAACACGTACATCAAAATATGAATTTTATAGACCAACTCACAACACTTAATGCCATTACCATCCACCACATTCCATGCAGTGGGGCTTCTGTGGGATAACTTGCCATATTTTGTGAAGATTTGATTTCCTTCCCCCTTTCCTATTTTTTACCTTTGATATATATATTTTAATTCAAACGGTTTATGTTGATGTCCTGAGTCACTTGAAGTAGGCTTTTAATTAGCAAAGAGAAACCCTTCTTGTGGACGATTCATTAGATCTTTCAGGATACATGTGTAAATAAAAGCAGCACTTGTACTGCTTTAAGTAGTATTCATGGCGAATCTTCAAAACCTGTTAACTAAAAATGAATTGGTCACATGAAGTTAATTACTTTTAGGTGTTGATGAGTGTTGGAAGGTGTTAATTGTGTAAATGACCCTATACATCCTCAGTTGAGCTATCTGCTGGAGTTGTTAAGCACAGCTGGCTACTACCTGAAATTAGACTTCCTAATATGGTAAATTTATCCATCCATAGaagaaggtatatatatagtgcgTGCGCCTATATTGATTACACCTACGCTATTTAGCTTTCATTTTCCTCGGGATCGCATGACCTTCATTCTCAGGACATGTTTAGCCAACAGCTTCATTGTGTGCCTCATGCATGGCTCAATACGGGGATTCTTATGCAGGAAGTTCCTTTGCACTATATAAACCACCTTGTGCCCTCACTTTAGGTACAGCTCTCCTGCATGTTATGTAGgtagaaaaatatgtaaaTGTTATATGCACTTTTGGTGTAGTGTTCTGTGTACTGTTGTATAGGAATAGAGACCGACATTTTCCTACTATAAGCAGCTAGGAAACTGTAATATTTAGATAGATCTATACATTGTTCCCTAGGCAGAGACCTAGGCTCACATCTCTCAGTGCCTGTATTCATTTCCTATAACCTTTGTGGGGTTAGCAGATTAGTAAGGACAGCCACTGTGGCTTGTTATGTGCATGTTTGTACACTGATAATCCACGTGTAATGTTGAGAATCTCAATTAACTATCACACAATCCAGGCTGCCATTGAATTTTCATTTGTgtttgatttaaatagtgccAACAGTAGTACAATGTAGTAAACACATTTGTACAAACAAAAGTTATGAAGGGTACCAGATGTTACCTGTGTATGCAGCTTAATGGAGCGGGTACTCCAGTTTATTTTGACTCAAGTCCAATTTGTATAATATCTGCAGGTCTATATTCAAATCGGGATATTTGGATAACAAGATTATAGTACACACTGTAAGGCTTTTATTAATCCCCTTTCACATTTATGGCAAATCTGCATTTTTGAAGCTTTTAATTTGTTCTAGTAAACACTTACAAATCTGCTTCTTTCAGCAATCTCATGCACATTCATAAACAAAAACTTCATAAGCAGAAAGGTGCATGcaacagataattatattgaaccATTGTCAATAATGTGATCgaggtacgtataattattatcattcaAGAGGCCGATGCATGGTTCTTAGAATTGTGCGTATAAACATAGTATGTGCACAAACTAGTCACTTTGTTGTTGTgttgaaaaacacaaaaagtGGAAGCTAGTAATAAGCACTAAAAGCAGTTACTCAATCAGTACAGAGGCAAACGCGTTGCCAGCAATATTCATATGCTTATGTGACCGTAGATTTTTGTTAAGAGGTTTCGTTGTATTTTGAGTATAGTCAGTGTGTTCAAAACATTGCATGTTTGTCATGTTTTAGCCATGGCAGCTGCAACTCATCCAGCTCGGTCAAAAAAGCGAAAAATCAAAAAATCCTGCCTCCTGTTATTGTATTGTTTTGATAACTGCAGGCATGCAGTTGATTTTTATTTGGTTGCTTAGACACCAATGCTCAATGTTGACTAACTTGTGTGTACCACATTATCTCACCAGCCCTCCTTGACAACAAGTTATTCAAATTTATTTTTTCATTACAAGTGCATTTGTTGCTTGGTGACAAACAGAAACATACATGTCAATAGTTGTTTGTATAGTCTAATAAATAGCTGTTTTATGTCAATTGTTCAAATAAAATTTGTTTTACTTTCTTCCGGTAATTGTCTTCCTTCTTCGTACAGGAGAAGATGGTTTGTTAGTTGCAGGGGGAGCCTCAAGAACGTGGTAGATGTGTGTGTCAGCAAAGTCGTAGTGTGAGTACAGTGTACGTCTTCTCCTTGGTGGGGGTGGTGGGGGAGTGGAGCTGCTCTGTGGAGGTGGGGAAGGTGTAAGGCGTTGGGGTGGGGGAGAGGACTCGAGGATGTGGTAAATGTGCTCTGACACAGGTTTGCTGCGTCTCTTTTGCACCCGTGGTCCCAAACTCTGTGGAGGTTGAGCTGGTTGAACCTCCAGTATGTGGTATACATGATTGTCTTCTTTAGGTGTCTGCTGCAATCGTTTCATAAAGTCTCTGATCTGTTGGTTCTTAGCCATGTCGTAGCAGTTTCTACCCGTAATATCAACCTTGTCTGGGTCAGCTCCCAGTCTGATTAGAGTCTCGATACTCGTCTTGTTGCCTTTTTGGGTAGCAATGTGGAGAGCTGTAGCGAAGTTGAAGTCTGTGCCATTCACTTTGCAGCCACGATTTACCAATGCCCTGAGGGATTTGCTTACATGATCAGTGTTGCCTGTTTGCGGATCAGCATTGATGACCACCCAATGTAGAGCACTGAAACCTCCCTTGAGATCTGTAGCATTAACGTCAGCTCCTCGATCGATTAGAGAGTTAATTACTTCGTCCCTACTGTGCATTGCAGCATGATGAAGTACTGTTTGCTGGTTCTCATCTGCAGAGTTCACATCCGTTCCACTGTCAATAAAGGCCTCCACACTTTGCAGATCTCCTCTAGCTGCCATGACACAAAGTTCTTTCTGCTCTTGAGCCATTTTGAGCTCTGATTCTAGCTCGATTGTTCTTCTGATCGTTGTTCGACTTTTTCCTTTCATGTTGCCCCGCCGTCTAAGAATGGAGCGTTGTCTTCTGAGGCTTGCAGAGCGAGCTTTGTAGCCTCCAGTGCGACGAATTGAAGTGGTTCTCTTCAGGAGTTGTGTGGAGGCATCTGTATCTGAGTTAGTCTCTTTTCCTTTGGCTGGTCTCATCAATACCAGTGGTGATCGATGTAATGTTGTAGTTGGGGTCTTGTTTCTGAAGAGGTCTGTGTCACTCTTAGGCCTCTGCTGATGAGCTGCTTGGAGGAATAGTTGAGATGTTGTTGCAACAAGACGAGGCTGGGATACACTCAGCACTGATTGCTGTTTTAGATTATTACTGCAGTTGTTGCCCATGATTTTCTTACTATTTTAGGTTTTGCTAGTCCTTGGTTTAGTGCGACTAAGAACTGCAGCATTTTCTTTTATAGTCAACACAAATCATCACTGCACTTCAGCTAGCACTGGTATGACAGGCCGGATGTTTTGTGGCCACTCTGATTTTGTAGTCTCGtgtcatgaatcagccgccctccCCTGGTCAGAGGCTGCTCTGCGCATGTGTGAACTGGTAGTAAAATGGCTGACGCTGGAGCAGTTGATATTAACTCCCACTCCAGAGCTGAGCTGGACACTCTATACAGCCCAAGTTGCTGGTCCAAGAAGTTAAACCGTGATGTTATTGTGGACAACCATTTAAAAGTAATTACAGAAGGTACAAAGCTGACATTGAATAATAATATGACTAGATATGTAAATAACTTCAATTGTGCGCTTGTACCTTACCATTGCAGCTACTGAGAAGGTTAGAGCTCAAACGAAGAACACTCTTTCTGTCGTCTATGGAGACAAGAGCTCTAATGAGACTCTTGACATTTATTATCCATGTCACGGTAagatacaattattattattaattaataaaAATATACTCCacacttggggtctgtatcatagcaactgggtgggatttaactaccataaaccccagccctggagcacattcctcataaactcccttgcgttgagggcgcactgattttaggactagatctacacagacaaaaagaagctagacacttgttgacaagggcaggacagatgggtggggctcgctaaacaccaggaagggtggggctcactgcttgacattgacaagttagtgcgtagagctagaagcttagcactggctagAAGCTATACGCACAAGCTTTTTATTCGTTCTaaatagtttttgagactgttagctagttgtatccaaggtgaggtagcttaggtagcaagtacttttcattcaagtggatatataacacttattgtccactacattcgAATTTATGTCAAacgtaaaccatccttggcctcaGGGCTTTGCCCTCGTCCTTGGAGGTTTACTTACTCAGACACAGAGATGCTAACTTCAGATACAAAagaaatgatgcagttgctaggttggctgtttatataggttgactgttgctaagctagtgcatttctagtagccaataggttttgggatctagaacatgtgcattcggtatcattcggtatctatggttatagtgtccctcatcccttgggctaaagccctcgagctttggacactagatacctcatgcccatgttctaactataacttaattattttcacaggtagatttttTTTGCAATTTAACTGTTTAACACATTTAGGGCGATGGCAAGGCtactattaaccttgccagtgcttgttaggGGTGCTTTTAATCGCTTATGGACGAATAACCAAAAGTTATCTGCAGCCGCGGCCGTTGTTCGAAAACAATACATTGTCATTGACAGCATGTAATTACTTGACAGGTAgtgcacgctgtcaatgacgacgtgcaattactgggccggatgtgatacgggattaattgctgtacactctccagtcactattagcacatcatacgattatTTCATTAATTGACTGATTCAATGTAATACTCTTGTACGATTATATGGTTACGGTGCTCAAATGGCACTTTTGGAAGCATTCTTGGAATATTTGGGAGCTTGTGGTTACTATGAGGGTAATATTGTTTACATGTTTCCACTTAGTTGAGTGCGGCACCAGTCACCACCATTATATGACGGTCTGTTTGCTAACTATGCGTTGCCATGCTGTTTAGGAATAGCATACAAAATCACATTTTTGTTTTAGGTTGCGCACATTGTACACTTCAATCGGCGGTGATGGCAGTATTGCGAGTATTGCTCGTTAGATCACGTGTTTCTCTTTAATGTAGTATGGCTTCAACCCATGCTCTGTACCTTTTGTTGTATTTTGGGGTTATTTGTTTGTTTTTATGACTGAGTTTGTATTTGTGTTTTTCGCTAATGGGTTGTTTTGGTATAGCTCTAGATTTCTTTGTTAGTGCATTTCTTTGTTAGTGCTTGCTGTGACCTGCTTGGTGATTCTTGTGAGCTTTGAAGCCTAGAAGCTATGAGTTGTTTGGCTGAATACCCGGCTTCCTATTCACAAATGCGCTTGGTGATTCTTGTGAGCTTTGAAGCCTAGAAGCTATGAGTTGTTTGGCTGAATACCCCGCTTCCTATTCACAAATGCATGCTTCTGCTTGGTGATTCTTGTGAGCTTTGAAGCCTAGAAGCTATGAGTTGTTTGGCTGAATATcctttaattttaatttgatGGCTTCCTATTCACAATTAAAACAAGTGCACGCTTCACATTGTTGCACCCTTGCAACTGCAATTTTAACTGGTTGCATAATATTAGTATGTGTATAGGTTTTGTAATCTTTCATGGTTTGTAGGTTATGTAAAGTATGTACTTGCTGCCATTGTTTTTCATATGCGTACGTGACTATGTTGTGCAGCATGTGGTAAGATCTGTTCCAACTGTTTGGCTTTACTTTACTGTTTCAGTGGTTACGGATTGTTGTAGCACAGCGACGTAGCTTTACCCCTTATTAGTGTTGTTGTCTTGCGTATTCTACACCCACGGTATTATTGTGAACATGTTACTGGGGTCGTGCAGTGCCTATATATAAGTGGTGGGCAGTGTGGCCGTATCTTCAAAAGAAAGAGACATATTCTCAGCTCTTTGTATGCTACGAGTGTGAGCTTAATGCGATACATGCACCCCCACACTACAAATACACTGTGTTTACTGTTTGTATAGCCTTCATAACTTGGACTTTGATTTACCTGCTAAAAAAGGGAATCTACTCGATTTAAAATTTAAAAtctcatgtgtatataatagttGTTTAGTCCTTCATGTTAGTCCTTGTGAAGAATCATTATGTATGCAATAATGGCATGCAATGTTGTATTTGCACGATTTTTGATTAGCTTTTCTTAGTATCTTATTTTAATCATCCCTTGGATCGATGTAGTGTAGTCATGGTTTCGTACTGAAGAAATGTATTTGCCAACTAGAATAGATACGAGGCACACACAGGTTTGAACTGCTCATACGTGTGCAATACTCTTATGTGTTCTGGTTATAGTGATCAATCATTATACGGAGACAGGTGTTCATGATCCCCTTcccatgtacacatgcacagagtGCCCTGACGAACAATCGTTGGTGATTGTCATTCATGGCGGCTACTGGACATTCTTGGAGTAAGTGAGAAAGATATTGAGCACCCATGCGTAACTGGTGGTCCAATTTcagggatataattatgtatttaaGTTGTTGTAAAGTACGTAGTATGGTGTGAAACTGCTTTTTTTGTTTGAAAAACTGAACGCTTTGCGAGACTAACTTTGATCTTGTAGCGAGTTAAATTACTATGTAGGTGAATGCATTATCTCAGAAGCTCTAGTGTGGCTGAAATCTcctacaccataattatactgtacacctCATGGTACATAGTACTGTACACCTCATGGTACATGTGTGCTTACAATGGCCTGGCTTCCCATACCAATGTGCCCTGTAACGGTTGCTTAGATACCACCCCCTCAAGTAAATCTATCTGGGATTGCTGCTAGCTAGGATTACAATATGAATTAGTTAGCAGGTGCAGAAtgaatgtgagtgtgtgcatgcactcaAATTGTGTTTatttgtacaatcatgtagctTACCGGATGTGCTGATTTCTCAAGTTACTGTATCACCTTTCAGAATTTATTTTCATGAGCTTTTCAAGTACCatctaattacagcgccacacCAATAGAAGCGCCATGTTATTTTACTCCCAATTGAGCACCAAGCAAATTCTATAATATGGTGCCTAGGTAATTAGATAATGCAGCAATTGTACAATTGATCTGTGATAGCCTCGTCTAGTCTACGTTCTATTGCTAAGCGCTACtctaataatttttataagtGCCAAACTAGAATTATTGCCACTGGTAAATTGTGATTAATTTGTGttgtggcgctgtaattaaaaggactgtagatacttCTAACAGTTAGCTTCTCCAATGAGATTTTTTTCTCCTGCCATGCATACACGATGTAAAATGTTGCCTAGTTACTATCTGGTTTCTCCTGAGTGCATTAGTGGCAAACAGACACTGCATATGGAATGCTAAGAAGATCgatgtgcaataattattactataattattacggtaGCTAAAaataaaatcataattattactatttgGGGTATATTGGTCCACTACCTCTAAGAATCCAAGCTATGTGTTGTCCTTTGAGAGTTAATGGTATAGTTCTTATATAGTTAGCTTCCTGAGTTTCCTGTTTCACACACCCTTCACGGATGCGAGTGGGCGAGTGGGTAATTGAACTGGTgttagaacataattatacacctgAAAACTACTCGTAAACTATCCCTCTCTACGTCATGAGCTTTGTGTGCGTGATTAGTGCGCTACCAATATGGAGTCACACAGAGCCGAATGTGGGACTTATTCCAGCCGTGTTGCTGTTATGCAGGAGGCCATAACTTTGTATGGGATGAGCTAAGCTTGTTGCTTGGCACTGAATAGAATGACCTTTAATTAGTCCCTTGGTGCTAATAGCAGAGAAATTTATTGCCATTGGCAGTTGTTCCTTCTCACTCATAGTTTTTAATGATTCCTTCCTGTTGTCTATGAGCTAGGCTCactatatgtatgtatgttacCTACATGCAGGAAGGATAACTATGGTTACATGAGTTTGCCCCTGGTCAAACAAGGCATCACTACAGCTGTCATCAACTTTGACAATGCTCCGAAAGGTACGTGTACTGTGTGTGATAATATTGATTGTCTTGTTGCAAGAAATCTCGTTAGTATATATATCAGACACCCAATTCCAATTAACTTGAAAGATGTAATTCCGTTCATTTTGCGTGCAATTTGCAAGTAGAAGTTACAGTAGGCTTCATTTGTTGCGCTCTGACGTGACCAATTATTGGTGAAGTTGGCCTCAAAGTTAATTCACAAATTCATTACACGTATATGTGCATATGTGACATCAGAAATGTACGTGTCACTAACTATTATGTTTACTCCACGTATTTTATTGTCACTCTGTGATGTGACATCATGAATAGATTGGtgctacgtataattattcttagaTGAGCGTACCAGgagcacatacatgtacatgttgtgaCTAATAAAGTTGCATATGACACCGTAATGATGATCGTCCttcttgtgatgtcatactaCATCACTAAAACCACAACACTGCACtgattatattattatacatgtatgttcgtGTGTTAATTTATTTAACACAAGATCACAATGATGTGTTCTAATCATCGTATACCAGTGGTTTATTTACGTTGCTCCCCTGCACAGGTACCATGACAACCATTGTTGAGCAGTGTCGAAGAGCCTGTCACTACATTGCACAAGCCTTCCCTAACAAAAAGTGTGGTTATGACAGCTTGTGTCTTAGTTCTCAATTGTAGGTGTTTTCTCAAAATAGCATCAGTATTTTGGGCCTATGTATTTTCTGCTCCCAAATATGGTCAACATTTGAAAGATATCAATTTTAAGGCCACAGTTAACTGGTTTGTTGGTACAGTCAAAAGCATTCCATAGCCATTACTGTAGTTCCAGTACTGGGgtgtaatacatgtaggtgtgctAGCTGCACTTGCTTGTAGGAGGCTCaatcatacgtacatgtaatgctATATGGCTCAATTGAATTCTTTGCCAGGCTCATATTGCTATGTATACACAGCGTTAATTGTATGTAGCAGGCATCACTATAAGATATAGAGCTGTGATCGATGTACGAATTGCTAGTTTAAGTTTCTTATAACATCAATTGGATGTTGTTTTCAGTGGGTTAACTGCACATTCTATTATTCAATCTGGAACACGTCTTCTCCCTTTGTCACTTGTATGGCTTACGTCTATTTGAGTTTTCAATTGCTTTGTTGTATGTGTTTTACTTCTAATCTATGGCTGGAATCTTGCTTTAAAATTGCGTTGGTCCCTTTGGCCAGAATTGACGGTGTATTTCATGTAGCAGATCCGTTTATTACATGCTCCCACTCGCACTCTGTGTGAACCTGCCTTTGTTCTTATACTTTCAATCAATGTTCAATCATCAGCTACAAACTTCTCATTGTTCAAACATATTtctcatgcatgtagctgAGATTAGCATACCTCTTGTTGTCGTGGTGGCCATTTGTGCATACCTTATTTGGTGATTCAGGTTCATAAAAGGAATTTTTGTTGGCTAAGAATTGACTTAAATATTATATATGtgtgtaaaataattatttatctgCGTATATACTTTTATAGGCTAGGCACAAATTGAAAAATCCACACTATAATCCCCAATGTATATTTTCTCTCTTATTaaataacccccccccccggcaCAGGCTGTATCTGATTGGTCACTCGGCCGGTGCTCATCTGTGTGCCTGCATGCTGAGCACTGATTGGTCCTCTCTGGGACTGAACCAGTTAGCAGTTCATGGCGCCATCTTGGTTAGTGGGATatatgatctttacccaataCGGAGGTGCTGTGTGAATGAACCCTTAAACCTGACAGAGTAAGTGTGAGAATGTTTGGTGAGTCACCGTCGTATGGCATACCATCAGTGGCCGTGATAAAGAGGTAGCCTTCTAACACAGGTCAAAACACGTGATATGGAGGGAGCCCATTAAcctgtattattatagagagtgATTTATAGTGACCATAAAAAGCAGGTTTATTTTTACGCTGCCTGTTTTTTGCGTACTTGGACAGTACTGGTACAGTTTAAGCTTTTATGGAGAtcatatgtataattatacagtgtatatatatatatatatatacctataattTATGGCTAAATTAGCTCCTGTTTGGTGTGTTTTGATATTCATTTCGATTGGCACAGGTCAGAGGTGATGGAATATAGCCCACAGCGAAATATTCCTCAGTTGAAGGCAAATGTTTGTGCAGAGTTACACTGCCTCCTATGTTATGGGGAGCAGGAATCACCAGAGTTCAAAAGACAAAGCCAGGAGTTCCATCAGgttggtgggtgtgtgtggtgtgtatagtATACGTATAACACTTTTTACATACCTGCATTGGTGTTGCTAAGTGTTTTGGCTAAATGGCATAGTTAGCTTGTAGTGCAATGTATATGCGCTCCTTATATGGTAAAGTTTTAGAGGTTGGCAACAGTCATATCAACAATTTTACTTGTAGGTAATTTCATTTGCAAGTACTTGTAGTCGCTATTATGCGACTAACAACAACAGGAGCATTGTATTGTATCTCTTTAATCCTCGTCAAAATGGTTAATTGATCTTTCATGTCAGACCTCACTAAGTGTGCTCATGCGTGCACTGATAATTTTGTCCGCTACAGGGTgttgtgagtgtgggtgtgtccagcAATGTGTGTGAGGTGGAGGACGAGGATCACTTCACCGTGATCGAGAGACTCGTGGAGGAACAGTTCAGTGTCACCAAACATATATTACAGTTGATTAAATCATGACTGTTGTCTGATAACCTACTGCATATATAGTTGTTTATCATATAGTCTATGTAAGAGTTTATTTTTATTCTGTAAGTTAAtattcatgataattattgtctgaTCGGGCCTTCAATTAATGCAGGCTTTTAACGAGGCCatgattgtaattattatagggtAAATTGATGAACGTATACACCTATTGAATACGGTAAAGCACTAGTCTACAACTTCAGCATTAATTGTAAGTCTTGCATTAGGAGCTGACTGTCACTTGTATGTGGTGTGTTGCACAGACAACCAGAGACGAGCATTTACACactgatcaataattatgacacccACATACACGCACCTGACCATATTGTTTGCGAGCCTTGTCTGCAGCAGAATGCATTAATTATGATAACAATTTTATAGGGAGGACTCACATCCCAAATTGGGAGATAAATGCACACAGTCATGCAGATTAATTGGCACAAAACAAAATTCAGGGTTGATTAGGGCCTGCGGCCTTCGCTACAGCTTGTTGATAGTCCACCTGCATcttttgtagtttctcagctTGCGTGTCTTGTTTCTTCTCAAAGTCTTTTATCACGTCTTCGTATCTTgagctggtgtgtgtggggggggggtggggctgttagTGGTACGATTCACAGTTagttgtgtgtattgtgtgggtgttcaCAAATTACTGTTAGTGTATAGtattaccaagggcgtatacgcTCTTGGTAATACGTATGTGTTCTCTTGCACGTGTAACCAGTAACGTGCAGGCATAACAATATTGGCAAACAAAGGTATCTAGTTCCACTGACATAAGTGTTATTTAGGTATCTAGTTTCACTGACAC contains the following coding sequences:
- the LOC135343162 gene encoding uncharacterized protein LOC135343162; amino-acid sequence: MGNNCSNNLKQQSVLSVSQPRLVATTSQLFLQAAHQQRPKSDTDLFRNKTPTTTLHRSPLVLMRPAKGKETNSDTDASTQLLKRTTSIRRTGGYKARSASLRRQRSILRRRGNMKGKSRTTIRRTIELESELKMAQEQKELCVMAARGDLQSVEAFIDSGTDVNSADENQQTVLHHAAMHSRDEVINSLIDRGADVNATDLKGGFSALHWVVINADPQTGNTDHVSKSLRALVNRGCKVNGTDFNFATALHIATQKGNKTSIETLIRLGADPDKVDITGRNCYDMAKNQQIRDFMKRLQQTPKEDNHVYHILEVQPAQPPQSLGPRVQKRRSKPVSEHIYHILESSPPPQRLTPSPPPQSSSTPPPPPPRRRRTLYSHYDFADTHIYHVLEAPPATNKPSSPVRRRKTITGRK
- the LOC135343164 gene encoding kynurenine formamidase-like isoform X2, coding for MADAGAVDINSHSRAELDTLYSPSCWSKKLNRDVIVDNHLKVITEATEKVRAQTKNTLSVVYGDKSSNETLDIYYPCHECPDEQSLVIVIHGGYWTFLEKDNYGYMSLPLVKQGITTAVINFDNAPKGTMTTIVEQCRRACHYIAQAFPNKKLYLIGHSAGAHLCACMLSTDWSSLGLNQLAVHGAILVSGIYDLYPIRRCCVNEPLNLTESEVMEYSPQRNIPQLKANVCAELHCLLCYGEQESPEFKRQSQEFHQGVVSVGVSSNVCEVEDEDHFTVIERLVEEQFSVTKHILQLIKS
- the LOC135343164 gene encoding kynurenine formamidase-like isoform X1, producing MADAGAVDINSHSRAELDTLYSPSCWSKKLNRDVIVDNHLKVITEATEKVRAQTKNTLSVVYGDKSSNETLDIYYPCHECPDEQSLVIVIHGGYWTFLEKDNYGYMSLPLVKQGITTAVINFDNAPKGTMTTIVEQCRRACHYIAQAFPNKKCGYDSLCLSSQLLYLIGHSAGAHLCACMLSTDWSSLGLNQLAVHGAILVSGIYDLYPIRRCCVNEPLNLTESEVMEYSPQRNIPQLKANVCAELHCLLCYGEQESPEFKRQSQEFHQGVVSVGVSSNVCEVEDEDHFTVIERLVEEQFSVTKHILQLIKS